CGAAATCCTCGCCGGGCATACCATGCCCCTCGCAGAAGGTGAAAGAAGGGAAAAACGTTTAATTTGGCCCAGGAAGACATAAATGGGAATAAGGCGCATTCATCTTGCGGTTAATGGGAGGAATTGAGTACAACTAGGAGGTGCAAAGCATCAGAAAGTGTCGCGAAGGACCAATCGCCATGATTCAATTTTACAATGTTACGAAAAGTTATGGGGATCACTTTGAACTTTCCGGTGTGAACATACGCATCGCCAAGGGACAGTTCTGCTTTCTCTGTGGTCCCAGTGGCGCGGGGAAAACGACGATTATCAACCTGATCCTGGGCGAAGAGCACCCGAACCAGGGAAGCGTGCTGGTGAACCGCCGTAATGTGCCGGATCTGCGTGGCAATGAGCTGGCCAGGCATCGTCGCGACGTTGGTGTGGTCTTTCAGGACTATCGCCTTATTGAGCGTCTCAATGTTTACGATAACATCGCACTTGCGCTGCATATCTGTGGATTCACCGCTCGCAGGGAAATCGACCGCAGGGTGGAGGCAGTCTGTAAAATGCTGGGCCTGGTGAAGTACATTCACGCGCCTGTGATGCAGCTCTCTGGCGGTGAAAAGCAGCGCGTGGCAATAGCCCGCGCACTTATACACAATCCTCCCGTCATCATTGCCGATGAGCCGACCGGTAACCTTGACATGAAGCAATCCATCGATATCTTTCGTATTTTCAGGAAGATATGCGATATGGGCACCACGGTTTTTTTTGCAACCCACGACAATCACCTGGTGGAAGGCTCCGGCATTCCTGTCTATCGGGTGGATAACGGAATGATCAGCTATGATGTTTCACCTTAAACGAGCCTGGTTTAACATGCTGTCTACCCCACTGGTGACGCTGGTGGCCATTCTGACTATCTCCATAGCGTTGACCTGCCTGATTCTCTACCAGACTTTTCTTCATAACCTTCGCAATTATATTGACTACCGCATAGACGGCAGTCGGATAGTCGTCTATATGCACGGAGATCGTGATGGGGATCTAGAGGCATTCCTGAAGCGCTATAATCTCAACTTTCGGTTTATTGACCACAAGGAAGCACTGGTAATATTTTCGCAACGGTATCCAGATGAGTCCGATCTGTTGAGCGCCATGGAGGTCAACCCTCTACCCCAGAGCTACCTGGTCAGCATGGATTCCCACAACATTCAGTACTTCCGTTCCATCATCAACGGCATCAAATCCTCTGGTGATTCGGTCCTGTCTGTCGAATACAGTTTCCATGAGATATCCGTTCTGCTTGAAGCCCTGGATCTGACGGAGAGGTTTCGTCTTATCATCGGTGCTTTTGTAGTCTTTGTCTGCGCCGTCATGGTGTCCAACACCATACGCATCTCCTATTACAAATATATGGACGACATCAGGATTCTGCGTATCCTGGGCGCATCCAGCATGTTCATCAAAGGTCCGTACTTCCTTGAGGCCTTTCTCATCGGCGTCTGCAGTATTGCCATTGCCATTGGCGCCTCACTTTACAGTGTCTATTTTCTGGCATCCGATACGTCCTTTCTCACTATACTCGGCAGCTACGCGCTGCACTACCCCACCATGGAACAGGTTGCCTTGAACTCTTCTATTGTGGCCCTGCTCTCTGTCATCGTCAGTATGTTTACCCTGCGTGGAGCCTCCTGAATGCCATGGACATCGCTGCGGAAATCCCTCACTGCCTCCTGCGCCACACTGATTCTGTTTGTGCTTACCGCTCCTGCAATGGCAGAGCCTCTGATGAGCCTACGCCAGATTGATCACTCAATCCAGGAAGTGAACCAGCAGATTTCCAGGGTTTCCACCCGTATCGGCGCCCTTGTGGCGGATATTGCCACTATCGTGGATGAGACTGAGGAACAGGAGCGCCTGCGGCTTGGGCTTCTGGCGGAGGTAAAAGCCATCGACATGGAGCTTCAGAATATGCGGAACCGTCTCAGGGAGGGGCAGACTCTCCTTGAAGAGCTTGATCGTGAAATCTCCATGATGGAGGCATCCATGAGCGAACGCCGTAACTCCCTTGAGCGTTCATCGAGGCTGCTTTATCGCGATATACATATCCCCCATGACGATACGCGCTATCTCCAGTCAGTGTTCATGGAAATCGGCACATTCCTGGAGGCTCTGTATCGTGATCTGCGTCAGTTGCAGGTGGCTCGCAATGACAATCATAAGAAGGTTCTTGAGCACCAGTCTATGATACAACGTTTTTCCAGCCGCTCCCATGGGC
This portion of the Desulfurispirillum indicum S5 genome encodes:
- a CDS encoding cell division protein FtsX translates to MLSTPLVTLVAILTISIALTCLILYQTFLHNLRNYIDYRIDGSRIVVYMHGDRDGDLEAFLKRYNLNFRFIDHKEALVIFSQRYPDESDLLSAMEVNPLPQSYLVSMDSHNIQYFRSIINGIKSSGDSVLSVEYSFHEISVLLEALDLTERFRLIIGAFVVFVCAVMVSNTIRISYYKYMDDIRILRILGASSMFIKGPYFLEAFLIGVCSIAIAIGASLYSVYFLASDTSFLTILGSYALHYPTMEQVALNSSIVALLSVIVSMFTLRGAS
- a CDS encoding murein hydrolase activator EnvC family protein, whose product is MPWTSLRKSLTASCATLILFVLTAPAMAEPLMSLRQIDHSIQEVNQQISRVSTRIGALVADIATIVDETEEQERLRLGLLAEVKAIDMELQNMRNRLREGQTLLEELDREISMMEASMSERRNSLERSSRLLYRDIHIPHDDTRYLQSVFMEIGTFLEALYRDLRQLQVARNDNHKKVLEHQSMIQRFSSRSHGLLEEIDVITRKVQSSFALTQEKKRILDHLHEEQQDLQEIFRNLLNRKADFYETVKDIQHFKGYIPLPADGPYFVSQDDNSLLIDMKNDARVYCIFDGEVVYRGNLYRFENVIIIDHGNNYYSVYGGLVDVIVNEGDRVYANELLGSSLYLYFELRHRSTPLDPQEWIFLEEM
- a CDS encoding cell division ATP-binding protein FtsE, with the translated sequence MIQFYNVTKSYGDHFELSGVNIRIAKGQFCFLCGPSGAGKTTIINLILGEEHPNQGSVLVNRRNVPDLRGNELARHRRDVGVVFQDYRLIERLNVYDNIALALHICGFTARREIDRRVEAVCKMLGLVKYIHAPVMQLSGGEKQRVAIARALIHNPPVIIADEPTGNLDMKQSIDIFRIFRKICDMGTTVFFATHDNHLVEGSGIPVYRVDNGMISYDVSP